In Erigeron canadensis voucher CCANA20171209 chloroplast, complete genome, one DNA window encodes the following:
- the psbJ gene encoding photosystem II protein J, which translates to MADTTGRIPLWIIGTVAGILVIGLVGVFFYGSYSGLGSSL; encoded by the coding sequence ATGGCCGATACTACTGGAAGAATTCCTCTTTGGATAATAGGTACTGTAGCTGGTATTCTTGTGATCGGTTTAGTAGGCGTTTTCTTTTATGGTTCATATTCCGGATTGGGTTCATCTCTGTAG
- the psbL gene encoding photosystem II protein L (PS II reaction center subunit XII), which yields MTQSNPNEQNVELNRTSLYWGLLLIFVLAVLFSNYFFN from the coding sequence ACGACACAATCAAACCCAAACGAACAAAATGTTGAATTGAATCGTACCAGCCTCTACTGGGGGTTATTACTGATTTTTGTACTTGCTGTTTTATTTTCCAATTATTTCTTCAATTAA
- the psbF gene encoding photosystem II cytochrome b559 beta subunit, translated as MTIDRTYPIFTVRWLAVHGLAVPTVSFLGSISAMQFIQR; from the coding sequence ATGACCATAGATCGAACCTATCCAATTTTTACAGTGCGATGGTTGGCTGTTCACGGCCTAGCTGTACCTACCGTTTCTTTTTTGGGGTCAATATCAGCAATGCAGTTCATACAACGATAA
- the psbE gene encoding photosystem II cytochrome b559 alpha subunit, translated as MSGSTGERSFADIITSIRYWVIHSITIPSLFIAGWLFVSTGLAYDVFGSPRPNEYFTENRQGIPLITGRFDSLEQLDEFSRSF; from the coding sequence ATGTCTGGAAGCACAGGAGAACGTTCTTTTGCTGATATTATTACCAGTATTCGCTACTGGGTCATTCATAGCATTACTATACCTTCCCTATTCATTGCGGGTTGGTTATTCGTCAGCACTGGTTTAGCTTACGATGTGTTTGGAAGCCCGCGGCCAAACGAGTATTTCACAGAGAACCGACAAGGAATTCCATTAATCACCGGCCGTTTTGATTCTTTGGAACAACTCGATGAATTTAGTAGATCTTTTTAG
- the petL gene encoding cytochrome b6/f complex subunit VI, whose product MPTITSYFGFLLTALTITSALFIGLSKIRLI is encoded by the coding sequence ATGCCTACCATAACTAGTTATTTCGGTTTTCTACTAACGGCTTTAACTATAACCTCAGCTCTATTTATTGGTCTGAGCAAGATACGACTTATTTGA
- the petG gene encoding cytochrome b6/f complex subunit V, whose translation MIEVFLFGIVLGLIPITLAGLFVTAYLQYRRGDQLDL comes from the coding sequence ATGATTGAAGTTTTTCTATTTGGAATTGTGTTAGGTCTAATTCCTATTACTTTGGCTGGATTATTTGTAACTGCCTATTTACAATACAGGCGTGGCGATCAGTTAGACCTTTGA
- the psaJ gene encoding photosystem I subunit IX — MRDLKTYLSVAPVLSTLWFGSLAGLLIEINRFFPDALTFPFFSF, encoded by the coding sequence ATGCGAGATCTAAAAACATATCTTTCCGTGGCACCGGTACTAAGTACTCTATGGTTCGGTTCTTTGGCAGGTTTATTGATAGAGATTAATCGTTTTTTCCCGGATGCGTTGACGTTCCCCTTTTTTTCATTCTAG
- the rpl33 gene encoding ribosomal protein L33 — translation MAKGKDVRIPVLLECTACVRNGVNKESAGISRYITQKNRHNTPNRLELLKFCPYCNKHTIHGEIKK, via the coding sequence ATGGCTAAGGGTAAAGATGTGCGAATACCGGTTCTTTTGGAATGTACCGCTTGTGTTCGAAACGGTGTTAATAAGGAATCAGCGGGGATTTCCAGATATATTACTCAAAAGAACCGGCACAATACGCCTAATCGATTGGAGTTGCTAAAATTCTGTCCATATTGTAACAAACATACGATTCATGGGGAGATAAAGAAATAG
- the rps18 gene encoding ribosomal protein S18, with amino-acid sequence MEKSKRTFLKSKRSFRRRLPPIQSGDRIDYKNMSLISRFISEQGKILSRRVNRLTLKQQRLITIAIKQARILSLLPFLNNEKQFERTESTTRTPSLRARKR; translated from the coding sequence ATGGAAAAATCTAAGCGAACTTTTCTTAAATCCAAGCGATCTTTTCGTAGGCGTTTGCCCCCGATCCAATCGGGGGATCGAATTGATTATAAAAACATGAGTTTAATTAGTCGATTTATTAGTGAACAGGGAAAAATATTATCTAGACGAGTGAATAGATTGACCTTGAAACAACAACGATTAATTACTATTGCTATAAAACAAGCTCGTATTTTATCTTTGTTACCTTTTCTTAATAATGAGAAACAATTTGAAAGAACCGAGTCGACCACCAGAACTCCCAGTCTTAGAGCCAGAAAAAGATAG
- the rpl20 gene encoding ribosomal protein L20, which produces MTRIRRGYIARRRRTKIRLFASSFRGAHSRLTRTITQQKIRALVSAHRDRDRQKINFRRLWITRINAAIRERGVCYSYSRLINDLYKRQLLLNRKILAQIAISNRNCLYMISNEIIKEVGWKESTG; this is translated from the coding sequence ATGACCAGAATTAGACGGGGATATATCGCTCGGAGACGTAGAACAAAAATTCGTTTATTTGCATCAAGCTTTCGGGGGGCTCATTCAAGACTTACTCGAACTATTACTCAACAAAAAATAAGAGCTTTGGTTTCGGCTCATCGGGATAGAGATAGGCAAAAAATAAACTTTCGTCGTTTGTGGATCACTCGAATAAATGCAGCAATTCGTGAAAGGGGGGTATGCTATAGTTATAGTAGATTAATAAATGATCTGTACAAGAGACAGTTGCTTCTTAATCGTAAAATACTTGCACAAATAGCTATATCAAATAGGAATTGTCTTTATATGATTTCCAATGAGATCATAAAAGAAGTAGGTTGGAAAGAATCCACCGGTTAA